A stretch of DNA from uncultured Pseudodesulfovibrio sp.:
GTGTCAGGCGGGGCGGAGCCGCTGCCGTGGACCTTGCGTTTGTAGCGTGCGGACGAATGGACGGTTTCTATGAGCGTGCCCTGAACCCCTGGGACACGGCCGCCGGACTATTGCTGGTCAATGAGGCGGGCGGAAGGGTGTCCGAGTACGACCCATCAGAGCCCTACACTTTCAAGTCAGGTTGCATCCTGGCCACCAATGGCCGTATTCATGAAGAATTGGGCGGCTTGCTGAGCCGGGATTAGGCAGGGGTCAGAAGCCCCGATTCCCAGAGGATGACGAGGTTGGGCGTGAGCAGCTCGCGGAACTCCTTGATCAGACAGGTCAGTTCCTCCCGCGAGTAGTAGAAACCTTCGGAGACCACGTCGTTGTTGGGCACCACGGGCAAAGTGTTTTTGGTTACCTCGAACAGGGAAACATGTTCGAAGCCTGTTTCCGGCCCGGCAGGGAGCTCCCGAACGAGCTGGGGATGGTCGATTTCCAGATTCAGTTCCTCTCGGAGAGCGCGGACAGCCGCGTCAAAGGTGGATTCCCCGGCTCTGGGGTGGGTTCTGGCGGAAATGTCCCATCGGCCAGGAAAGAACAGCTTGTTTTGATTGCGTTTTTGCAGGAATATCTTTTTTTCTGGGTTGAAGACGAGTACCTGCACGGAACGGTGCATCAACAGTTGGCGGTGCACGCTACGTTTTGAGAGCACGGCCAGCGGACGGTTGTTCCGGTCTATTACTTCGACCAGATGATCCGGGTCGTGTTCGGGTATGTCTTGTTGAGAGGTCATGGCACAGGCCCTTTTGTTTATCGTGTAATTCAAGTATACACGTATTGTTTCAACATATCCAGCCCCATATGGCTGCGGAGGCGCAATGAGGGACGAGGTGGTCGAGTTGGGAGAGCCGGATGTTCAGGATCTCATTGAACTCGAGGCGCTGTGCTTTGATTACCATTGGACCAGGGAGCAGTTTCTGCTCGGTCTGGAGGGCGAAGCTTTCAAGGTTATCGGCGTACGCCGGGAAGGAGTTCTTGCCGGTTACATGGCCTTTTCCCTTATTGCTGACGAGATGGAGATTCTGAATTTGGCCGTGCACCCTGACTATAGAAGGCAGGGACTCGGTGAGGCGCTGTTGTCCCGGAGCCTCGAAATAAGCGAGGCCAACGGCACGACCAAGAGTTTTCTTGACGTAAAGGTCTCGAATGATCCGGCCTTGGCTTTGTATCGCAAGTTCGGATACAAGAAAATTGGCGTAAGGAAGAAATACTATCCGGACACCAAGGAAGACGCCCTGTTGTTCCGGTATGACTTTCCACAACACGAAGCATGAGGATTTGACGTATGCTGTTTATCGATCAGGTTGATATCGCTGGTAAAAAAATGCTGTTCAGGGTGGACTTCAACGTCCCCATCGAAGACGGCGTCATCACCGACGATAACCGTATCCGGGCGGCCCTGCCGACAATCCAGTATGCCCTGGATCAGGGGGCCTCTGTCATCCTCTGCGCTCACCTTGGGAAGCCCAAGGGCAAGGTCGTGCCCGAGCTTTCTCTGGGACCTGTGGCCAACCGCACCGGCGAACTGCTCGGCAAGGGCGTGGCCCTGATGCCGGGCCGTATCGGCGATCAGGCTGTGAAAATGGCCGCCGAGCTTGCCCCTGGCCAGGTGATCATGCTCGACAACCTGCGCTTCAATCCCGAGGAGACCGGCAAGACTCCGGAAGAGCGGGGCGATTTCGGCAAACTGCTCGCGTCCTTGGCCGATGTCTACGTCAACGACGCGTTTGGCGTGGCTCATCGTGAAAATGCCTCTGTAGTGGATGTACCGGGGCACGCGAAAGTTTGCTGTGCCGGTTTCCTGCTCAAGCGGGAATATGAATATCTCGGTGAGGCCCTGAAGGACCCCAAGCGCCCCTATGTCTGTGTTTCGGGCGGAGCCAAGGTTTCCACCAAGCTGGGAATCCTGAACAATTTGCTCGGCAAAGTGGACGACATCATTATTGGCGGGGCAATGGCCAACACCTTTCTTCTGGCCAAAGGCTATGACGTTGGCCAATCCCTGGTAGAACCGGATCTGGTGGACGCGGCGGCCGATATCATGGCCAAGGCCGAGTCCATGGGCTCTGTGCTCCATCTGCCCGTCGATTTCCGTTACGCCAAAACACCCAAGGCCAAACAGGCCGAAGGAGAGTGCAGAGCGGAGGACATTCCCTCTGATGCGCTTGTCCTGGATATAGGCCCAGAGACCATCGCTGATTTCGTCTCCGTGTTGGAACGGGCCAAGACCGTCGTCTGGAACGGGCCCATGGGGTTGTTCGAAACCACGGCGTTTGCCAAGGGCTCGTTGGCCGTTTGCAAGGCCATAGCCGGACTTGAGGATGCTCTGACCATTGTTGGTGGCGGTGATACGGATGCTGTTGTGCATCTGATGCAACTCGATGATAAATTTAGCTTTATTTCAACCGGCGGCGGTTCTTTCCTTGAATTCCTCGAAGGCAAGGAACTCCCGGCCTTCAAAGCCTTAAAGGAGTGCATGAGCAAATGAAAAAGTTGATGGCAGCCAACTGGAAGATGTTCAAAACCTGGGACGAAGCTCGAACCACCGCTGAAGAACTGGTCGGTCTTGTTGCGGATAAACTTCCGGCAGACCGAGAGGTGCTGGTGTTCCCCCCCTTCACCGCACTCAAGGCGGTGGGAGACGTCTTCG
This window harbors:
- a CDS encoding NUDIX domain-containing protein — translated: MTSQQDIPEHDPDHLVEVIDRNNRPLAVLSKRSVHRQLLMHRSVQVLVFNPEKKIFLQKRNQNKLFFPGRWDISARTHPRAGESTFDAAVRALREELNLEIDHPQLVRELPAGPETGFEHVSLFEVTKNTLPVVPNNDVVSEGFYYSREELTCLIKEFRELLTPNLVILWESGLLTPA
- the rimI gene encoding ribosomal protein S18-alanine N-acetyltransferase translates to MRDEVVELGEPDVQDLIELEALCFDYHWTREQFLLGLEGEAFKVIGVRREGVLAGYMAFSLIADEMEILNLAVHPDYRRQGLGEALLSRSLEISEANGTTKSFLDVKVSNDPALALYRKFGYKKIGVRKKYYPDTKEDALLFRYDFPQHEA
- a CDS encoding phosphoglycerate kinase — translated: MLFIDQVDIAGKKMLFRVDFNVPIEDGVITDDNRIRAALPTIQYALDQGASVILCAHLGKPKGKVVPELSLGPVANRTGELLGKGVALMPGRIGDQAVKMAAELAPGQVIMLDNLRFNPEETGKTPEERGDFGKLLASLADVYVNDAFGVAHRENASVVDVPGHAKVCCAGFLLKREYEYLGEALKDPKRPYVCVSGGAKVSTKLGILNNLLGKVDDIIIGGAMANTFLLAKGYDVGQSLVEPDLVDAAADIMAKAESMGSVLHLPVDFRYAKTPKAKQAEGECRAEDIPSDALVLDIGPETIADFVSVLERAKTVVWNGPMGLFETTAFAKGSLAVCKAIAGLEDALTIVGGGDTDAVVHLMQLDDKFSFISTGGGSFLEFLEGKELPAFKALKECMSK